In Deferribacter desulfuricans SSM1, the following are encoded in one genomic region:
- a CDS encoding extracellular solute-binding protein, which translates to MKRFVILLAFFYLFSLSAYAQQYIKVLIPKSLEKSFSEISEAFYNKHNIKIKYESNCSGKAAKLIHDYGKIIDVVVSADYSVIDNVLVAKGFADWNIKFAKNEMVLGFRSDSKYAKNIDKANWYKILLKPDVNVGLSAATNEPCGYRSLMVLKLAELFYGLNGFTKQIVDKALFERKSDLDIVKDLLSKKVDYIIAYKTYANEYGFKYLELPKEINLFSARYGDYYKQVKVEDFYGLGLKSIPANCIFYSVTIPHTTQKRELAVKFVHFLLSNEVASILEKHGFFVLCEPEVTGNVDKLDKVLKSDVKYCIKF; encoded by the coding sequence ATGAAAAGATTTGTAATATTGTTGGCTTTTTTTTACCTATTTTCGTTATCGGCATATGCTCAGCAGTATATCAAGGTTTTGATCCCAAAAAGCCTTGAAAAATCGTTTTCGGAGATTTCAGAAGCATTTTATAATAAGCATAATATTAAAATTAAATATGAAAGCAATTGTAGTGGAAAGGCTGCAAAACTGATACATGACTATGGGAAAATTATTGATGTTGTAGTTAGCGCTGATTATTCAGTCATTGATAACGTTTTAGTTGCCAAAGGTTTTGCTGACTGGAATATCAAATTTGCAAAGAATGAGATGGTTCTTGGATTTAGAAGTGATAGTAAATATGCTAAAAATATTGATAAAGCTAATTGGTATAAAATTCTATTGAAACCTGATGTAAATGTTGGACTCTCTGCTGCAACAAATGAGCCATGCGGTTATCGTAGTTTGATGGTTTTAAAGCTTGCTGAGTTATTCTATGGTCTAAATGGTTTTACAAAACAGATTGTTGATAAAGCATTATTTGAAAGAAAGAGTGATTTAGATATTGTTAAAGATCTTTTAAGTAAAAAAGTGGATTATATTATCGCTTATAAAACATATGCTAATGAGTATGGTTTTAAATATCTCGAGTTACCTAAGGAGATAAATCTTTTTTCTGCAAGATATGGAGATTATTATAAGCAGGTCAAAGTTGAAGATTTTTATGGATTAGGGCTAAAATCAATTCCTGCAAATTGTATTTTTTATAGTGTTACTATTCCTCATACAACTCAAAAGAGGGAATTAGCCGTTAAATTTGTGCATTTCTTACTCTCTAACGAAGTTGCTTCTATCCTTGAAAAACATGGATTCTTTGTTTTGTGTGAGCCTGAAGTTACTGGAAATGTGGATAAACTTGATAAGGTTTTAAAATCAGATGTTAAATACTGTATAAAATTTTAG
- the nrfD gene encoding NrfD/PsrC family molybdoenzyme membrane anchor subunit, translated as MSAHATTLNKSDIFNGNKRISNVWLGIFLLISLIGLYGVFKKLTIGDAAYGVTKTVPWGILISTYVFFVVSSTGLCLISSMGHVFGIEKYEVIGKRAIILAIFTLLCGFGVIGLELGHPFRMMIYNIISPNLHSAIWWMGTLYGVYLVCIAIEFYFLMTHNHTGAQIAGLAGFLAGISAHSNLGAVFGFLEARPFWHGPYLPIYFILSALISGTALILIIMNVAYGGPSKLPEKAKEALKGLSKIFGLLLGIIIFFDIWKILTSVYGMPPEKYETVKVLLSGDLAINFWIFEVMLGMVIPFLIIIFTKGNSVKAALVAAISAVIGIFFMRYDLVIAGQMVPMREPVPGARVQGAGLDGLVHYSPSFAEISIVIGAISFCIFLYLLAEKVLNLSEE; from the coding sequence ATGAGTGCTCATGCGACTACATTAAATAAAAGCGATATTTTTAATGGTAATAAAAGAATTTCAAATGTTTGGCTTGGGATATTTTTATTGATATCTCTAATTGGGTTATATGGAGTTTTTAAAAAGCTTACAATAGGTGATGCAGCTTATGGTGTAACCAAAACAGTTCCTTGGGGAATTTTGATATCAACTTATGTGTTTTTTGTTGTTTCCAGTACAGGTTTATGTTTGATTTCATCTATGGGGCATGTTTTTGGCATAGAGAAGTATGAAGTTATCGGTAAAAGAGCAATTATTTTAGCGATATTTACATTGTTATGTGGATTTGGTGTTATAGGTTTAGAGCTTGGTCACCCTTTTAGAATGATGATTTATAATATAATTTCGCCAAATCTTCATTCTGCAATTTGGTGGATGGGAACATTGTATGGTGTTTATCTTGTGTGTATTGCTATTGAGTTTTATTTCTTGATGACTCATAATCATACGGGTGCTCAAATTGCCGGTTTAGCTGGGTTTCTTGCTGGTATTTCAGCTCACTCAAATTTGGGTGCTGTTTTTGGATTTCTTGAAGCAAGACCATTCTGGCATGGCCCATATTTACCAATTTACTTCATTTTATCAGCACTTATATCTGGTACAGCATTAATTTTAATCATTATGAATGTAGCTTATGGTGGCCCATCAAAACTTCCAGAAAAGGCAAAAGAAGCTTTAAAAGGGCTTTCTAAAATATTTGGATTGTTATTAGGTATAATAATCTTTTTTGATATTTGGAAGATCTTAACATCCGTTTATGGAATGCCACCTGAAAAATATGAAACTGTAAAAGTATTATTGTCAGGTGATTTAGCAATTAACTTCTGGATTTTTGAAGTAATGCTTGGAATGGTTATTCCGTTTTTGATAATTATTTTTACAAAGGGCAATAGTGTTAAAGCTGCTCTTGTAGCTGCTATTTCTGCAGTAATAGGTATTTTCTTTATGAGATATGATCTTGTGATTGCAGGCCAGATGGTTCCTATGAGAGAACCTGTCCCTGGTGCAAGAGTTCAAGGTGCTGGATTGGATGGTTTGGTGCATTATTCTCCTTCCTTTGCAGAAATTTCTATTGTGATTGGTGCAATATCTTTCTGTATTTTCTTATATCTATTAGCTGAAAAAGTTCTCAACTTAAGTGAAGAGTAG
- a CDS encoding 4Fe-4S dicluster domain-containing protein → MSKKKWAIVFDDSKCIDCKACTVACKMENHVPLGMYFYRNWVAERTKESEFPMIKRMFRPSQCQQCENPPCVHVCPTQASYQTEDGVVLVDHNKCILCKYCMTACPYDARYVNEEIEAVDKCTFCYHRLPEGREPACVETCPPKVRVFGDLNDPESEVSKLVKMHDTEVLKPEKGTHPKLIYIKR, encoded by the coding sequence ATGAGTAAGAAAAAGTGGGCTATAGTTTTTGATGATAGCAAATGTATAGATTGTAAGGCTTGTACTGTTGCATGTAAAATGGAAAATCATGTTCCTTTGGGTATGTATTTTTACAGGAACTGGGTTGCTGAAAGAACTAAAGAATCAGAATTTCCAATGATAAAAAGGATGTTTAGGCCTTCACAATGTCAGCAATGTGAAAACCCTCCTTGCGTGCATGTTTGCCCTACACAGGCTTCATACCAGACAGAAGATGGTGTTGTATTGGTTGATCACAATAAGTGTATTTTGTGTAAATATTGTATGACTGCATGTCCATATGATGCAAGATATGTAAATGAAGAGATTGAGGCTGTTGATAAATGTACCTTCTGTTATCATAGATTGCCTGAGGGGAGAGAGCCAGCTTGTGTTGAGACATGCCCTCCAAAGGTTAGGGTTTTTGGCGACTTGAATGATCCTGAAAGTGAAGTTTCTAAGCTGGTAAAAATGCATGATACCGAAGTTTTAAAACCTGAAAAAGGTACGCATCCAAAACTTATTTATATCAAAAGATAG
- a CDS encoding molybdopterin-containing oxidoreductase family protein, with the protein MSLLKTKVTRRKFLGATSGAVAATLVASNFGVLKSVSASEEKSKSSKGRKFVPSTCAICVNKCGFIAEVNNGVIRKINPNPRYFKSRSMICARGNAGAKAPYDPDRLKKPLIRVGKRGEGKWKEVSWEEAYDYIVDNVVKLVKKYQNRSTIAFASTEGFQEEYFIDLANIIGTANTVRHPTLCLASNIQGYSSVFGTFPDADILNAEFVVISGSNRAEAIVTPDTIDMAKKHRDQTLVYIDPRATKTTALADKWYPIKPGTDLALVLAVIYVIINENLYDKEFVEKYTYGFDKLVEHVNKNQYTPEWAEKETEISAKEIYWLAREFAKHAPKSVWYPGRRSSFYTNDVYYRRACAILNAICGAWDKPGGLVPKSKIPLRKYEIEFPIFDWTRERIDAGKVPFLGDVLPEHDKTDAGLPTDSCQYLSEKDGSWIIFREAILKGVPYPVKGLFVYKQNPVESVPNRKKTLQMLEQMEFICTIDVAMSDTAWYSDVVLPESTYLERWDPVHSLNGIVPIAVMRQPVIEPLFDTKPMFEIMCNLAHRFMEREDFWEDTSEEDLEMFKETCLKRLTKNPVKDFAKYQVSQYPGAFEKLLKDGVFYLSDKPKYGKTLKDGFRFKTRTGKIEIYNVKYEEKGLYPLPVYSRHEDPKPGQFRFVVGRHGQFTHASTQNNPWLLEAYGDKENAVWINSKVAARMGIKAGDKVKVKSPVGEQIVKALPTEYIRPDVVFYVHGFGRLSKGLSHIYRVGASDAEIIKDYVDPISGNAAMHETFVTIEKI; encoded by the coding sequence ATGTCTTTATTAAAAACAAAGGTAACAAGGAGAAAATTCCTTGGAGCAACGAGCGGTGCTGTAGCTGCTACCTTGGTTGCATCAAATTTTGGAGTTTTAAAGTCTGTATCAGCTTCTGAAGAGAAATCTAAATCTTCTAAAGGTAGAAAGTTTGTTCCATCTACCTGCGCAATATGTGTGAATAAGTGTGGTTTTATTGCAGAGGTTAATAATGGAGTAATAAGGAAGATTAACCCAAATCCAAGATATTTTAAGTCAAGATCAATGATTTGTGCAAGAGGTAATGCAGGCGCAAAAGCACCTTATGACCCAGACAGATTAAAAAAACCATTAATTAGGGTTGGTAAAAGGGGCGAAGGTAAATGGAAAGAAGTGAGCTGGGAAGAGGCTTATGATTATATTGTGGATAATGTTGTAAAACTTGTTAAAAAATATCAAAACAGATCAACTATCGCTTTTGCATCAACAGAAGGTTTCCAAGAAGAGTATTTTATTGATTTAGCTAATATTATTGGTACAGCAAACACTGTAAGACATCCAACTTTGTGTTTAGCTTCCAATATTCAAGGATATTCTTCAGTTTTTGGGACATTTCCAGATGCTGATATTTTAAATGCTGAGTTTGTTGTTATATCAGGTTCAAACAGGGCTGAAGCTATTGTTACTCCTGATACAATTGATATGGCTAAAAAACATAGAGATCAAACATTAGTGTATATAGACCCAAGAGCTACAAAAACTACAGCGTTAGCTGATAAATGGTATCCAATAAAACCTGGTACAGACTTGGCTTTAGTTTTGGCTGTGATTTATGTAATAATTAATGAAAATCTATATGATAAAGAATTTGTAGAAAAGTACACTTACGGTTTTGATAAGCTTGTAGAGCATGTGAACAAAAATCAGTATACACCTGAATGGGCAGAAAAAGAAACAGAAATTTCTGCAAAAGAGATTTATTGGTTAGCAAGAGAGTTTGCTAAACATGCGCCAAAATCTGTATGGTATCCAGGTAGAAGAAGCTCTTTTTATACCAATGATGTTTATTATAGGAGAGCGTGTGCTATTTTAAACGCGATATGTGGAGCTTGGGATAAACCTGGTGGTTTGGTTCCAAAATCCAAGATTCCATTGAGGAAATATGAAATTGAATTTCCAATATTTGATTGGACTAGAGAAAGGATTGATGCTGGGAAAGTACCATTTTTAGGGGATGTTTTACCAGAGCATGATAAAACAGATGCTGGATTACCAACAGACTCTTGTCAATACTTATCAGAAAAAGATGGTAGCTGGATTATTTTTAGAGAAGCAATCTTAAAAGGGGTTCCTTATCCTGTAAAAGGGTTGTTTGTTTATAAACAAAATCCTGTTGAATCAGTACCAAATCGTAAAAAGACATTGCAGATGTTGGAGCAGATGGAGTTTATTTGTACAATCGATGTGGCAATGAGTGATACTGCTTGGTACTCAGATGTTGTGTTACCAGAATCCACTTATCTTGAAAGATGGGACCCTGTACATTCATTGAATGGTATTGTTCCTATTGCCGTTATGAGACAGCCAGTTATAGAGCCTTTATTTGATACAAAGCCTATGTTTGAAATTATGTGTAATTTAGCTCACAGATTCATGGAAAGAGAAGATTTTTGGGAAGATACCTCAGAAGAAGATTTAGAGATGTTCAAGGAAACATGTTTAAAAAGACTGACAAAAAATCCAGTAAAAGATTTTGCTAAGTATCAAGTATCTCAGTATCCAGGTGCTTTTGAAAAATTATTAAAAGATGGTGTTTTTTATCTATCTGATAAACCAAAATATGGAAAAACATTAAAGGATGGTTTTAGGTTTAAAACAAGAACAGGTAAGATAGAGATTTACAACGTAAAATACGAAGAGAAAGGATTATATCCTTTACCAGTATATTCAAGACACGAGGATCCAAAACCTGGTCAATTTAGATTTGTTGTAGGTAGACATGGTCAGTTTACTCACGCTTCAACTCAAAACAACCCTTGGTTGCTTGAAGCATATGGTGACAAGGAGAATGCTGTTTGGATAAACTCTAAGGTTGCTGCAAGAATGGGTATTAAAGCTGGCGATAAAGTAAAAGTAAAAAGCCCTGTAGGTGAGCAAATCGTTAAAGCTTTACCAACCGAGTATATAAGACCTGATGTTGTATTCTATGTACACGGTTTTGGTAGACTTTCAAAAGGGTTGTCCCATATTTATCGTGTAGGCGCTTCAGATGCTGAAATTATAAAAGATTATGTAGATCCAATTTCAGGGAATGCAGCAATGCATGAAACTTTTGTAACAATAGAGAAAATTTAA
- a CDS encoding DUF134 domain-containing protein, with amino-acid sequence MARPPKKRKVKHRPRFSEFGPYCNFCEHIPVAELSIDQLEAMRLADLEGLSQEEAADKMHVSRQTFGRIVEQARRIVTDALVNGKRLILSYDEHIEFVPREVKCIECGHEWVLADGIEEKDVVCPKCNKSEVIKRQRCGKYCQCPLRINSKI; translated from the coding sequence ATGGCGAGACCACCAAAGAAAAGAAAAGTAAAACATAGGCCAAGATTTAGTGAGTTTGGACCTTATTGTAATTTTTGTGAGCACATCCCTGTTGCAGAATTATCTATTGATCAATTGGAGGCGATGAGATTAGCAGATCTTGAAGGTTTATCACAGGAAGAAGCAGCTGATAAAATGCATGTTTCTAGACAGACATTTGGTAGAATAGTTGAACAAGCCAGAAGAATAGTTACTGACGCTTTAGTAAATGGAAAAAGGTTGATACTTTCGTATGATGAGCATATTGAGTTTGTTCCAAGAGAAGTAAAATGTATAGAGTGTGGGCATGAATGGGTGTTGGCTGATGGGATAGAAGAAAAAGATGTCGTCTGTCCAAAATGTAACAAGTCAGAGGTAATTAAAAGACAGAGATGTGGCAAATATTGTCAATGCCCTCTTCGTATTAATTCTAAAATCTAA